A DNA window from Arachis hypogaea cultivar Tifrunner chromosome 18, arahy.Tifrunner.gnm2.J5K5, whole genome shotgun sequence contains the following coding sequences:
- the LOC112770484 gene encoding uncharacterized protein, translating into MSCVAVSLLTSSLSLCVSASRDSLYRCDSPVWLRSPSVSPCIAATPRLVVLTSQAKKNYQIHLTATIDCIIFLLRLGLAFRDNDETDDSVNQENFLELLNFLAQYNEEIDHAFKNARGNLKLRAPSIQKDIVRAAASETTKAIVNDLGDELFAVLVDEARDISIKEQMSICLRYVNKEGQVREHFLGLVHISNTNALSLKLALESLLETYNLSLSRVCGQGYDGASNMQGEFNGLKTLILEENSYAFYVHCFAHQLQLAFVTIAKKQVEIALLFNLLTNLCNVVGVSCKRRDMLRDSQMTKTIEALQSREISSGRGLNQEIALKRAGDTRWGSHYGTILRLISLFPSMVNVLEYVEKDENNSEQRAEACHLLNVIQSFEFIFNLHLMKNILEVTNELSQALQRNDQHIVNAMALVKVSKQRLQTIRDDGWPLLLDEVSLFCDKHNITIQKMDDIFMSQGRSRCKAQKISNLHHFQIEIFYQVVDR; encoded by the exons ATGTCCTGTGTGGCAGTGTCACTACTTACTAGCTCCCTGTCACTCTGCGTTTCTGCTTCCCGCGACTCATTGTATCGCTGCGATTCTCCCGTGTGGCTCCGTTCTCCGTCGGTTTCTCCTTGCATCGCCGCCACGCCGCGTCTAGTGGTTCTCACTTCTCAG GCTAAAAAGAATTATCAAATTCACTTGACAGCCACAATTGATTGTATTATATTTCTTTTGCGACTAGGATTGGCCTTTCGTGATAATGATGAAACAGATGATTCTGTTAATCAAGAAAATTTTTTGGAACTTCTAAACTTTCTTGCACAATATAATGAAGAGATTGATCATGCTTTTAAAAATGCTCGTGGGAATCTTAAACTAAGAGCTCCCTCAATTCAAAAAGATATTGTAAGAGCGGCTGCAAGTGAAACGACAAAAGCTATTGTAAATGATCTTGGGGATGAATTGTTTGCTGTTTTGGTTGATGAAGCTCGCGATATTTCTATTAAGGAGCAAATGTCGATTTGTTTAAGGTATGTGAATAAAGAAGGGCAAGTTAGGGAGCATTTTCTTGGTCTTGTTCATATTTCTAATACTAATGCTTTATCTTTAAAATTAGCATTGGAGTCATTATTAGAAACATATAATTTAAGTTTATCAAGAGTATGTGGCCAAGGATATGATGGTGCAAGTAATATGCAAGGAGAATTTAATGGTTTGAAAACTTTGATATTGGAAGAAAATTCTTATGCTTTCTATGTACATTGCTTTGCCCACCAACTTCAGTTAGCTTTTGTAACGATTGCAAAAAAACAAGTTGAAATTGCTTTGCTTTTTAATTTGTTAACCAATTTGTGCAATGTTGTTGGAGTTTCGTGTAAACGAAGAGATATGCTTCGTGATAGTCAAATGACTAAGACAATTGAAGCATTACAAAGTCGAGAAATTTCTAGTGGACGTGGTTTGAATCAAGAAATAGCTTTAAAAAGAGCTGGAGATACTAGATGGGGTTCACACTATGGAACTATACTTcgattaatttctttgtttccttccATGGTCAATGTTCTTGAATATGTTGAGAAAGATGAAAATAATTCAGAACAAAGAGCTGAAGCATGTCATTTATTGAATGTCATTCAATCTTTTGAATTCATTTTCAACTTGCACTTGATGAAAAACATCTTGGAAGTTACTAATGAATTATCTCAAGCGTTACAAAGGAATGATCAACACATTGTAAATGCTATGGCATTGGTTAAAGTTTCTAAGCAACGGTTGCAAACTATAAGAGATGATGGTTGGCCTCTTTTACTTGATGAAGTCTCATTGTTTTGTGACAAACATAATATTACCATTCAAAAAATGGATGATATATTTATGTCACAAGGAAGATCAAGATGCAAAGCTCAAAAGATCTCAAATTTGCATCATTTTCAGATTGAGATATTCTATCAAGTAGTTGATAGataa